The Podospora pseudocomata strain CBS 415.72m chromosome 3, whole genome shotgun sequence genome window below encodes:
- a CDS encoding hypothetical protein (COG:S; EggNog:ENOG503P2AV): protein MTCRIALLFGALFFALPSTARNTELRKTTSRVPPVLAPNCRYVQIPLGNISADNVDFRRTRRNVDFNSPKDVTKFFSSCLDPQMYEDPDDNTTKLIVERNVTIHGILCRPERPVAAQDRRIHLMVHDATYDKSMWHGLGILEYSLADALASGLGGSYTLAIDLWGHGDSHGPTYPDPWQVLQPPFHVEVLHELAVRLRTNQHGLWMAFKNVTYVGHGFGAQLGSYLIEDFPNDVDAFVGTGLPTGSKMTPRPSEWMFAPAHSTDPKYQDQPLGYFTGAVTSFLDRRNILYGGIYDDDLAVLDFLSQDTITGGEACWSGSYLSSEWLGSAFSFKGQACIVAGEYDRIACADGPECKERVRGVCSKVFPDASSCKSNVLGSTGHAWMLHRIGVKLANSVRSASALGGSWGNLCSVIS from the exons ATGACCTGCCGCATCGCGCTGCTTTTCGGGGCCCTATTCTTCGCTCTCCCAAGCACAGCCAGGAACACTGAGCTCAGGAAAACCACTTCAAGAGTCCCGCCCGTTCTCGCGCCCAATTGCCGTTATGTTCAGATACCACTCGGAAACATCTCAGCTGACAACGTCGACTTCCGACGAACAAGGAGAAATGTCGACTTCAATTCTCCAAAAGACGTGACCAAattcttctcctcttgccTTGACCCTCAGATGTACGAGGATCCTGATGACAATACCACGAAACTCATTGTGGAGAGGAACGTTACCATCCACGGCATCCTTTGCCGACCAGAAAGGCCAGTCGCTGCGCAAGATCGCCGGATTCATCTAATGGTCCACGACGCGACATACGACAAATCTATGTGGCATGGGCTCGGTATACTAGAGTACAGTTTGGCAGATGCCCTGGCGTCTGGTCTCGGTGGTTCCTACACCCTAGCCATTGACCTTTGGGGTCATGGAGACAGCCATGGCCCGACATACCCCG ACCCTTGGCAGGTACTCCAACCCCCGTTCCACGTCGAGGTCTTGCATGAGCTCGCCGTCCGACTGCGCACAAACCAGCATGGCCTCTGGATGGCCTTCAAGAACGTAACATATGTTGGACATGGCTTTGGTGCCCAGCTCGGCAGTTATCTCATCGAGGATTTTCCCAATGACGTCGATGCATTTGTTGGAACCGGACTCCCCACGGGCTCAAAGATGACGCCCCGCCCGAGTGAATGGATGTTTGCGCCAGCACACTCTACAGATCCGAAATACCAGGACCAGCCGCTAGGCTACTTTACTGGGGCAGTGACTTCTTTCCTTGACCGAAGGAACATTCTGTACGGGGGCATCTACGATGACGACTTGGCTGTACTGGACTTTCTCAGTCAAGATACCATTACTGGCGGCGAAGCCTGCTGGAGCGGATCTTACCTTTCGAGCGAATGGCTCGGTTCAGCCTTCAGCTTCAAGGGCCAGGCATGCATCGTCGCTGGAGAATACGACAGAATTGCGTGCGCCGATGGGCCTGAGTGCAAGGAGAGAGTACGGGGCGTCTGCAGCAAGGTATTTCCCGATGCTAGCTCATGCAAGAGCAATGTTCTGGGAAGCACAGGCCATGCCTGGATGCTGCACAGGATTGGTGTCAAGCTGGCAAACTCGGTTCGCAGCGCCTCGGCACTTGGAGGCTCTTGGGGAAATTTGTGCTCGGTGATTAGCTGA
- a CDS encoding hypothetical protein (COG:Q; EggNog:ENOG503NZ48): MLSPTQLLLLPPTLLLCLVIRRILTNFFFHPLSSFPAPFYTRLTSLPLAVLSLLGREPEFLHYLTKKYPPSTRAILITPTLLFFPHASSLKPIYWSPTHNHKGSLYGTGALGPTSLFSTIPAEDHKSLRKSLGGAHWSVSYLKTFQEPRIDNLVTFFVNQLSLLPPDHEPFQMGEKLAQFAADVMTLLVFGKPWGFIAHDRDERRLLSAFRESLPMFAFAARCNSFRDLILSSPWIRGLIMPKVDDKTGSGYLASQAKLAVAQREQEREQGIGGEGKMRDYLDYTLDARDGNGKPLTRAQKEAHATLLIQAGADTTGSGLGAVLRLMLEHGECMKKARREIEVADEKGLLSTPVLYEETKQHLPYFVACIKEGLRVNPPAPNLFGRIILEKGGTVIDGVHVPQGAEVCSNPYVVGRDPELYGPDAEAFEPERWLNGNEKRQAEMEAANFVFSMGPRVCLGKEIAMMEMYKVLPEIVRRFDFEVVSAGKYVDRGGVACNKDFMVRVRRRA, encoded by the coding sequence atgctTTCACCCACGcaacttctcctcctccctccaaccctcctcctctgcctggTCATCCGCCGTATCCTCAcaaacttcttcttccaccccctctcctccttcccagcACCATTCTACACCCGcctaacctccctcccccttgccgtcctctccctcctcggccgtgAGCCCGAATTCCTCCACTACCTCACCAAGAaataccccccctccacccgcgccatcctcatcacccccaccctcctcttcttcccccacgcctcctccctcaaacccATCTACTGGTCCCCAACCCATAACCACAAGGGCTCCCTCTACGGCACCGGCGCCCTCGGCccaacctccctcttctccaccatACCCGCCGAAGACCACAAATCCCTCCGCAAATCCCTCGGCGGCGCTCACTGGAGCGTCTCCTACCTCAAAACCTTCCAGGAACCCCGCATCGACAACCTCGTCACCTTCTTCGTCAACcaactctccctcctcccacccgaCCATGAGCCCTTCCAAATGGGGGAGAAGCTCGCCCAGTTCGCCGCCGATGTCATGACCCTCCTCGTGTTTGGCAAACCATGGGGCTTCATCGCCCACGACCGTGACGAGCGCCGGCTTTTATCCGCCTTTCGCGAGTCCCTCCCCATGTTTGCCTTCGCCGCGAGGTGCAACAGCTTCCGGGATCTGATTCTTTCATCCCCGTGGATAAGGGGCTTGATCATGCCCAAGGTGGATGACAAGACGGGAAGCGGGTATCTGGCCTCACAAGCCAAACTTGCCGTTGCCCAGCGGGAACAAGAACGAGAACAAGGGatcgggggggaggggaaaatGAGGGATTACCTCGACTATACCCTTGACGCACGAGATGGGAACGGCAAGCCGTTGACCAGGGCGCAAAAGGAGGCCCACGCCACGCTTCTGATCCAGGCCGGGGCAGACACAACGGGTAGCGGGCTTGGGGCGGTGCTGAGATTGATGCTGGAGCACGGCGAGTGTATGAAAAAGGCAAGAAGGGAGATCGAGGTGGCAGATGAGAAGGGTTTGCTGTCTACGCCGGTGCTGTATGAGGAGACCAAACAGCATCTGCCGTATTTTGTTGCTTGCATCAAAGAGGGACTGAGAGTCAACCCTCCTGCTCCGAATCTGTTCGGCCGCATTATTCTCGAAAAGGGCGGCACCGTCATTGACGGGGTGCATGTTCCTCAAGGAGCAGAGGTGTGCAGCAATCCATACGTCGTGGGTCGTGATCCCGAGTTGTATGGCCCCGACGCCGAGGCTTTCGAGCCTGAGAGGTGGCTTAATGGCAACGAGAAACGTCAAGCCGAGATGGAGGCGGCGAATTTCGTGTTCAGCATGGGACCAAGAGTTTGTCTGGGGAAGGAAATTGCCATGATGGAGATGTACAAGGTTTTGCCCGAGATTGTGAGAAGGTTTGACTTTGAGGTTGTCTCGGCTGGCAAATATGTTGATCGAGGGGGCGTGGCGTGCAACAAAGACTTCATGGTGAGAGTACGGCGTAGGGCTTAG
- a CDS encoding hypothetical protein (COG:S; EggNog:ENOG503NXIJ) — MSRDELMMKPALESPPLPSSTPPPPPPPPTGEKKLENGNSSTTSENDDGLEEVDLGVERGVGQEKWKKLLLWQPPRTRWDERNPPRFTVWINLLFGFAACFTVSNLYYNQAILNRIAESFSVSFERASVVATLMQAGYASGLLLICPLGDVVPRRPFILCLVLLTALLWIILCTTQSFTVFIVVSYICGATTVTPQLMLPLVGDLAPRERRASCLAVVVSGLGLGVLVARILGGVMANYTEWRGIYWFGLGVQFVVWIGLYFWMPDYPSKNPTALKGVTGYGKLLWGIVVLMVTEPLLCQASIVAFCLSAVFTSYWTTLSFLLSRPPYEYSSMVIGLFGLIGVVVILLAPVYSRFVIDKVMPLVSALMGLGLELAGVIVGTFTGGFTVAGPVIQAITIDLGSQFTQIGNRAAIYSLRPDAQNRVNTAYMVAAFSGQLTGTAVGNRLFAQGGWTWSGSCSIGLLVFAILVCLARGPKETGWVGWSGGWMIGRDDLPVKNSKNPPDEEAVLHKEDSDGRKGRQQM; from the exons ATGTCTCGGGatgagttgatgatgaagcctGCGCTGGAGTCACCACCATTGCCgtcgtcaacaccaccaccaccaccgccgccgccgacagGAGAGAAGAAACTTGAGAATgggaacagcagcaccaccagcgagAACGATGATGGTTTGGAAGAAGTTGATCTAGGGGTGGAACGAGGGGTAGGCCAAGAAAAGTGGAAAAAGCTTCTTTTGTGGCAGCCGCCGCGTACGAGGTGGGATGAGAGGAATCCGCCGAGGTTTACGGTTTGGATCAATTTGCTGTTTGGATTT GCCGCCTGCTTCACCGTCTCGAATCTGTACTACAACCAGGCCATCCTCAACCGGATCGCGGAGTCGTTTTCCGTCTCGTTTGAGAGAGCGTCTGTGGTTGCAACGCTCATGCAGGCTGGGTATGCGAGTGGGCTGTTGCTGATTTGTCCACTGGGGGATGTCGTCCCCCGGAGGCCGTTTATCCTCTGCTTGGTTTTGTTGACGGCGCTGCTGTGGATCATCCTGTGTACGACGCAATCTTTTACGGTTTTTATTGTCGTGAGCTATATCTGCGGGGCGACGACTGTTACGCCGCAGCTGATGCTGCCTTTGGTGGGGGATCTGGCGccaagggagaggagggcgagtTGTCTGGCGGTTGTAGTTTCTGGcttggggctgggggtgttggtggcgaGGATATTGGGCGGGGTGATGGCGAATTATACTGAGTGGAGGGGGATATActggtttgggttgggggttcaATTTGTTGTTTGGATAGGGTTGTATTTTTGGATGCCGGATTACCCTTCCAAGAATCCGACTGCGTTGAAGGGGGTGACGGGGTATGGGAAGTTGCTGTGGGGgattgtggtgttgatggtgacggaGCCGTTGCTTTGCCAGGCGAGCATTGTGGCTTTTTGTCTCAGTGCCGTCTTTACGAGCTACTGGACAACTCTAAGCTTCCTGCTCAGCCGGCCGCCGTATGAGTACAGCTCGATGGTTATTGGACTGTTTGGGTTgattggggtggtggttatctTGTTGGCGCCTGTTTACTCGCGGTTCGTCATAGATAAGGTAATGCCGTTGGTATCAGCTCTGATGGGGCTTGGGTTAGAGCTGGCTGGGGTGATCGTGGGTACTTTTACCGGAGGGTTTACGGTGGCAGGACCGGTGATTCAGGCAATAACAATCGATCTGGGGAGTCAATTTACGCAAATTGGGAACAGGGCGGCGATATACAGTCTAAGACCAGACGCACAGAATCGTGTGAATACGGCATACATGGTTGCGGCGTTTTCTGGGCAGCTGACGGGAACAGCAGTGGGTAATCGTCTTTTTGCGCAGGGTGGTTGGACTTGGAGTGGAAGTTGCAGCA TTGGGCTATTGGTGTTCGCTATTCTGGTGTGCCTTGCCCGAGGCCCGAAAGAAactggatgggttggttggtcaGGTGGGTGGATGATTGGAAGAGACGATCTGCCAGTAAAGAACTCGAAGAATCCTCCAGACGAAGAGGCTGTATTGCACAAAGAGGATTCGGATGGCAGGAAGGGTAGACAACAAATGTAG
- a CDS encoding hypothetical protein (EggNog:ENOG503P3R2), translating into MIWQRTLVASLLAMGAQAGIGDMVAEGMMRGSPSVERRLQEIAKANILSRGYMEIRQAPGLSTGIGSNTPVNPDGTVDMERWNEEVNQACRDSLETLNVASNPSGACICYNLPVLNNVTGTFEADLRLFQISPPTGDFQGIPQEQINVALSYNGASVAEKEGGAARQGPEPAEEGRLRLLRSFLFVGRINNDAMGGEEIPMAQLQALVMPIVTLSAVNADGQTVATNVSVNEAAFVSGVFSQEVVMSTFRLAELAVEEEVARLKNGTTAFVLPGVQLLIFPIGLIITSIWLVIGVAAYGMGTYARYNFRESHRRMVAKTQKGTMARF; encoded by the exons ATGATTTGGCAAAGGACATTGGTGGCTTCGCTCCTGGCGATGGGGGCCCAGGCTGGAATTGGCGACATGGTGGCCGAGGgcatgatgagggggagTCCATCCGTCGAGAGGAGGTTACAAGAAATCGCAAAGGCAAACATCTTGTCAAGAGGATACATGGAGATCAGGCAAGCACCGGGACTGTCAACGGGCATTGGCAGCAACACACCCGTGAATCCTGACGGGACCGTCGACATGGAGAGGTGGAATGAGGAAGTCAACCAAGCTTGCAGAGACTCGCTCGAAACTCTCAACGTGGCCTCGAACCCATCAGGCGCCTGCATCTGTTacaacctccccgtcctcaACAACGTCACAGGCACCTTCGAAGCCGACCTGAGGCTTTTCCAAATTAGCCCACCAACAGGTGACTTTCAGGGCATTCCGCAGGAGCAGATCAACGTTGCACTGAGTTACAACGGCGCGTCGgtcgccgagaaggagggaggcgcTGCTCGACAAGGCCCAGAACCAGCCGAGGAAGGGAGGCTGCGGCTACTCCGGTCGTTCCTGTTTGTTGGTCGGATCAACAATGATGCaatgggaggggaggagattcCCAT GGCCCAACTGCAAGCTCTAGTCATGCCCATCGTCACGTTGTCCGCCGTCAACGCAGACGGCCAGACGGTGGCCACCAACGTGTCAGTGAACGAGGCCGCCTTCGTTTCTGGTGTCTTTTCGCAAGAGGTCGTCATGAGTACCTTCCGCCTAGCCGAACTTGctgtggaggaagaagttgCTCGTCTCAAGAACGGCACCACCGCTTTTGTCCTTCCCGGTGTGCAGCTGCTGATTTTCCCCATCGGTCTTATCATCACGAGCATTTGGCTGGTCATTGGTGTGGCTGCCTATGGCATGGGCACTTATGCGCGGTACAACTTCCGGGAGTCTCACAGAAGGATGGTGGCGAAGACACAGAAGGGGACCATGGCTCGTTTTTAA
- a CDS encoding hypothetical protein (COG:O; EggNog:ENOG503NZTT; CAZy:CE1) — MAQSLTRVNNFGSNPSNAKMFIYVPRNLAAKPPIIVAIHYCTGTAQAYFSGSPYRQLADQKGFIVIYPESPYSGTCWDDKSIVSSRATLTHDGGGNSNAIANMVKYTLQQYNGDPTKVFVTGTSSGGMMTNVMAATYPDLFAAGIVYSGTAAGCFYSQSGGTNAWNSSCAQGQVRSTPQVWAKMVFDAYPGYEGPRPKMQIYHGSADTTLHANNYNETIKQWAGVFGLDPAKPDVTQANTPQSRYTTYSWDNGKLIGVYAQGVGHSVNMRGADDMKFFGL, encoded by the exons ATGGCCCAGAGTCTCACACGCGTCAACAACTTCGGGTCCAATCCTTCAAATGCGAAGATGTTCATTTATGTCCCCAGGAACCTCGCGGCGAAGCCTCCTATCATTGTGGCTATTCACTACTGCACTGGTACTGCTCAGGCTTACTTCAGTGGCAGCCCATACAGACAGCTCGCTGATCAGAAGGGCTTTATTGTCATTTACCCTGAATCACCCTATTCGGGGACTTGCTGGGATG ACAAGAGCATAGTTTCTTCACGCGCCACCCTTACCCATGACGGCGGTGGTAACAGCaacgccatcgccaacatgGTCAAGTACACGCTTCAGCAGTACAACGGCGACCCCACCAAGGTGTTTGTGACCGGCACCTCTTCCGGTGGTATGATGACG AACGTCATGGCTGCTACCTACCCCGACCTTTTTGCTGCAGGCATCGTCTACTCCGGCACCGCCGCTGGCTGCTTCTATTCCCAGTCTGGTGGCACCAACGCCTGGAACAGCTCCTGTGCTCAAGGCCAAGTTCGTTCGACACCGCAGGTTTGGGCAAAGATGGTCTTTGATGCCTACCCAGGATATGAAGGACCCCGACCCAAGATGCAGATCTACCACGGCTCTGCCGACACAACTCTCCACGCGAACAACTACAACGAGACGATTAAGCAATGGGCAGGTGTATTCGGCCTGGATCCTGCGAAGCCAGATGTCACCCAGGCGAACACCCCCCAGAGCCGGTACACCACGTATTCGTGGGACAACGGAAAATTGATTGGTGTGTACGCCCAAGGCGTCGGGCACAGTGTAAATATGAGGGGAGCAGATGACATGAAGTTCTTTGGTCTTTGA
- a CDS encoding hypothetical protein (EggNog:ENOG503P7JU) produces MESTMDIAQLVAQMQDTLSTIHTTLASLNTAEHDAKLDELEARRDNTIKHLLAAFSAESEVLHQKRLAQREEIAKRRRIEDEERERRRRQEDEELAERDKQEDEARDGRLLHETNEVEEETDHLMIEIEEEAQRAIDEGQKKLMGLEERRKELNHLIEEQLRAPIIPSPPKRSRRGSNLPPAVATPSKPPEPVAPESLDNDGAKALEPEDISTSRHDEITETAHKSPTIPQADMVKESTLNTDANSQMQASPTNDSRPTSRQDRPLFVQPVISRSGTILHADQLEETARAPVEPIGIPNRNTDSPDPLDSSKPDVTWWENKRREEAERALHHPATPSPSSSHTEAEDTGAPSQLPAEPGVKDADQPSSSQATPGATRQAVESGDVAQPAEETPAMPQLEHISFAADEEQENTHNASFELTEASVTPEHHGSELSVNGDAASSVSSYHNQPSIEYRTTSDEPPAVGVPEGMDDSCSLTDTSEYCQHEEVSDRHHPHRPPLIHSESYTGDERVDEVDIPLRRVPSHQPPREEFGHEEVGNDQHAVSDHETDVCHALAPVSQEQELDEHPHTPSLQVIREDEVLESTAEETVAPEPQQHGAVGLGTEDSAHAEKSIVEHDPHHGSELGHDEDVPALSSSSDHGDHTHSSYDDGSHLEDDYAQPEPITPNPLILQPFRTGDGGDRGSPVRDRDVPKLPDDVGRHGEGDAEPGVSGAGGQPGDQAHLGVLRDDGYVGGGAAEGAEEKAEESLVPGAEHVSDAALPPAGLQNEEAADDQLRRASQVSNESVEMDAAYTTTVNGEGELFDDDDDDDDDDEGDAESDVSDIEDAYLNEEGVVDAVVAAMGPEPEDQEHTEKDAAIVKTSVDEVAEVPTEVPAEAPAELQAIVAADAPVHTSTDIPLDTVLDRPVGPTVEMPEPMAAQVEAGAHIQVPDETPFATPMEVPGQAEPKAQVLNTMGDSDGTPAVSATVPPVETPEPDHPRTSPNWVNEADDYFAELDQRQETPRLQFFEQQRTDVKTSLAPDSQTASQGLSASIHNPDRPETPDQDTELAYQEHRSTHLHSQEQQQSSPQSVRSQSTIDSAPPSPEPHTVTDTHVPVIRGLVSTQSPSYQTGRPRNNSHLTEYDHHRDESEDTPLAKWRHRESTLSMPDQPPVAPLDTAHSSKHSHASSESGDQKGGSLFQRMRNVFEQQSHASDINTSRSSQSRPISTDRHSGGGGGGGGSGLWGSGGPLSGRFGKSWSSSSNEHHHHRDYHHSPYTEAGHSPVRGTEGDHDAPGIEQLRKPFEVEDQDEKAEEEDEVTFPLRAPIVLRDNFDRLNVISVQAQVPVDDVLDSSSSSSSSSVDHRFSWASSIPSSCVPLSVVTTATTAAETEEDGEEDIVEVVAGKKGLGRRSLVLSPSSSVRRQRGNGEVEKGSELRLPWLWVQGWRARLQKAGDEIERVRWEGRLENHVVRGREEGRQRRECREERGEERHEVVVKRLPAGMSKARRGVVVNVGEYVSVVEVGGALPKKGRRKSVHWA; encoded by the exons ATGGAATCCACCATGGATATTGCCCAACTGGTGGCTCAGATGCAGGATACACTGTCCACCATCCACACCACTCTCGCCTCTCTCAACACCGCCGAACACGATGCGAAGCTTGACGAGCTGGAAGCCAGGCGTGATAATACCATCAAACATTTGCTAGCCGCCTTTTCTGCCGAGTCCGAGGTCCTGCACCAAAAGAGACTGGCTCAGCGTGAAGAGATCGCCAAGCGCCGCAGGATCGAAGACGAGGAGCGGGAAAGACGGAGgcgccaagaagatgaagagctgGCAGAAAGAGACAAGCAAGAAGATGAAGCACGGGATGGCAGGCTTCTGCACGAGACAAatgaggtggaagaggaaacGGATCACCTTATGattgagattgaggaggaagccCAGAGGGCCATTGATGAGGGGCAGAAGAAGTTGATGGGCCTGGAAGAACGGAGAAAG GAgctcaaccacctcatcgAGGAGCAGCTGAGGGCACCAATCATCCCTTCTCCACCCAAGAGATCGAGGCGAGGCAGTAACCTGCCGCCAGCTGTGGCTACACCAAGTAAACCACCGGAGCCTGTGGCCCCCGAATCTCTCGATAATGACGGTGCAAAGGCTCTTGAGCCCGAGGACATTTCTACGAGCAGACACGATGAGATCACCGAGACAGCCCACAAGTCGCCGACCATTCCGCAGGCGGACATGGTCAAAGAGTCGACTCTGAACACAGATGCCAACAGCCAGATGCAAGCCAGCCCCACCAATGATAGCAGACCGACATCTCGTCAGGACCGGCCTCTATTTGTCCAGCCGGTGATTTCGCGATCTGGGACCATCCTCCACGCTGACCAGCTTGAGGAGACGGCACGTGCTCCTGTCGAGCCCATTGGTATTCCCAATCGAAACACCGATTCACCTGATCCTTTGGACAGCTCGAAGCCCGATGTAACCTGGTGGGAAaacaagagaagagaagaggcaGAGCGTGCCCTGCACCATCCAGCGACTCCAAGCCCCTCATCTTCACATACCGAAGCCGAGGACACCGGAGCCCCATCACAGTTGCCAGCTGAACCTGGAGTCAAAGATGCCGATCAGCCCAGCTCTTCCCAGGCAACACCTGGCGCGACTCGCCAAGCCGTGGAGAGCGGCGATGTGGCCCAGCCCGCCGAAGAGACACCCGCGATGCCGCAGTTGGAGCACATCTCTTTTGCTGCCgatgaagaacaagagaaCACTCACAATGCTTCTTTTGAGCTCACCGAGGCCAGTGTTACTCCCGAACATCACGGCTCCGAACTCTCCGTCAACGGGGACGCCGCTTCCTCCGTCTCATCGTACCACAATCAACCGAGTATTGAGTACCGCACGACATCAGACGAGCCGCCCGCAGTTGGAGTTCCAGAAGGTATGGACGACTCTTGTTCCTTGACTGATACCTCCGAGTATTGCCAACACGAGGAGGTCTCTGACAGGCACCACCCACACCGCCCTCCGCTCATCCATTCAGAGTCGTACACGGGAGATGagagggttgatgaggttgacATTCCGCTGCGACGAGTGCCTTCCCACCAACCGCCTAGAGAAGAGTTCGGgcatgaggaggttggaaaCGATCAACATGCCGTCTCCGACCATGAAACAGACGTATGTCATGCTCTAGCGCCGGTCTCACAGGAACAAGAGCTGGATGAACACCCACACACCCCATCTCTCCAGGTAATCcgcgaggatgaggtccTAGAGTCTACCGCCGAGGAAACGGTGGCTCCGgaaccacagcagcatggAGCTGTAGGCCTTGGGACCGAAGACAGCGCTCACGCAGAAAAGTCCATTGTGGAACATGACCCCCACCACGGCAGCGAACTCGGTCATGACGAAGACGTGCCAGCgctgtcatcttcctctgaCCATGGTGACCATACCCATTCCTCCTACGACGACGGCTCACACCTTGAAGACGACTACGCCCAACCCGAACCCATCAcgcccaaccccctcatcctgcAGCCCTTTCGGaccggcgacggcggcgatcGAGGATCGCCTGTTCGTGACCGAGACGTACCGAAGCTCCCGGATGACGTCGGTCGACacggagagggagatgctGAGCCCGGTGTcagtggtgctggaggaCAACCTGGTGATCAGGCCCATCTCGGAGTACTTCGAGACGATGGCtatgtgggagggggagcagcgGAAggagcggaggagaaggccgaggagtcATTAGTTCCTGGGGCAGAGCATGTCAGTGACGCTGCTCTACCGCCGGCCGGGCTGCAGAACGAAGAGGCTGCGGACGACCAGCTGCGTCGTGCTAGTCAAGTGTCGAATGAGTCGGTTGAGATGGACGCTGCGTATACGACTACAGTGAATGGGGAGGGCGagctgtttgatgatgatgacgatgacgatgatgatgatgagggtgatgcgGAAAGCGATGTCAGTGACATTGAGGATGCTTATCTcaatgaggagggtgttgtcgaTGCTGTCGTTGCGGCAATGGGACCTGAGCCTGAAGATCAAGAGCACACTGAAAAGGATGCTGCCATAGTGAAGACCTCAGTGgatgaggttgctgaggtgcCTACCGAGGTACCTGCTGAGGCACCTGCTGAGCTTCAAGCTATTGTTGCAGCTGATGCTCCAGTTCATACTTCAACTGATATTCCCCTTGATACCGTCCTCGACCGTCCAGTTGGGCCAACTGTCGAAATGCCAGAACCAATGGCAGCACAGGTTGAGGCTGGGGCTCACATCCAGGTACCAGACGAGACGCCATTCGCGACACCAATGGAAGTGCCAGGTCAAGCTGAGCCTAAGGCCCAGGTGCTAAATACCATGGGGGATTCGGACGGCACACCCGCTGTCTCGGCCACCGTCCCACCAGTTGAGACTCCAGAGCCAGATCATCCCCGGACAAGCCCCAACTGGGTCAACGAGGCTGACGACTACTTTGCTGAACTGGATCAAAGACAGGAGACACCTAGGCTTCAGTTCTTTGAGCAACAGCGAACCGATGTAAAAACTTCCTTAGCACCAGATTCACAGACAGCCAGCCAAGGACTCTCAGCCAGCATTCACAATCCTGATCGCCCTGAAACACCCGACCAAGACACAGAGCTTGCTTACCAGGAACACCGCTCAACACATCTCCATAGCcaagagcaacaacaatCTTCGCCGCAGTCCGTCCGCAGCCAAAGCACCATCGATTCTGCGCCTCCATCGCCCGAACCACACACCGTGACAGACACCCACGTCCCAGTCATCCGTGGCCTTGTCTCCACCCAGTCACCCAGCTACCAAACCGGCCGGCCACGGAACAACTCCCATCTCACCGAGTACGACCATCACCGCGACGAATCCGAGGACACCCCATTAGCTAAATGGCGGCACCGAGAATCCACCCTTTCCATGCCCGACCAACCACCTGTTGCCCCCCTTGATACCGCTCACTCAAGCAAGCACTCCCACGCCAGCAGCGAATCCGGCGACCAAAAAGGCGGCAGCCTCTTCCAGCGCATGCGCAACGTATTTGAGCAACAATCCCACGCCTCcgacatcaacacctcccgCTCGTCCCAATCTCGCCCCATCAGCACCGACCGTCAcagcggcgggggaggcggcgggggcggttCTGGACTCTGGGGTTCCGGCGGGCCTCTCTCCGGTCGTTTCGGCAAGTCCTGGTCTTCGTCATCGAAcgagcaccaccaccacagggACTACCACCACTCTCCCTACACCGAGGCGGGGCACTCCCCTGTTCGTGGCACCGAGGGCGATCATGATGC TCCGGGGATTGAACAGCTGCGGAAACcttttgaggttgaggatcaGGATGAGAaagcagaagaggaagacgaagTCACCTTCCCACTGCGAGCACCGATTGTGCTGAGGGATAACTTTGACAGGCTAAACGTCATCTCTGTCCAGGCGCAGGTCCCGGTGGATGATGTGCTtgactcttcttcttcttcttcttcttcgtcggtgGATCATCGGTTTTCGTGGGCGTCGTCGATCCCGTCGAGTTGTGTACCACTTAGTGTTGTCACTACTGCTACCACGGCGGctgagacggaggaggatggagaggaagatattgtggaggttgttgctggtaagaagggattggggaggaggagtttggtgcTTTCTCCTTCGTCTTCGGTGCGAAGGCAGAGGGGGAAtggcgaggtggagaagggctCCGAGTTGAGGTTGCCGTGGTTGTGGGTGCAGGGTTGGAGAGCTAGGTTGCAGAAGGCGGGGGATGAGAttgagagggtgaggtgggaggggagattGGAAAATCATGTTGTTAGGGGGcgtgaggaggggaggcaaCGGAGGGAATGtcgagaggagaggggggaggagaggcatgaggtggttgtgaagAGGCTGCCGGCGGGGATGtcgaaggcgaggaggggggtcgTGGTTAATGTTGGGGAGTATGTGagtgttgttgaggttgggggagcaCTGCCaaagaaagggaggaggaagagtgtTCATTGGGCTTGA